From a region of the Sporosarcina ureilytica genome:
- a CDS encoding lipopolysaccharide biosynthesis protein produces the protein MIKKLFKSDFNRNVLTLLTGTTIAQAIPIAISPILTRLYSPEDFGVLALFVAITAILASVANGRYELAIVLPKTDKEALSIMALSLIISSTLSILLLISIFVFYNPIASLINNEELARWLYFIPLVVFLSGLYNSLNYYNTRKKAYANIAKTSVTRSVGLSVVQITLGFLKKGAGGLITGQIVSQALANGRLVTTVIKDKVELKKVNRSSVSSSAKRYNNFPKFSMPAVLMNTISNNIMNFFLPVMFSVATLGQYALVNRVLGAPSSIIGSSFGQVFMQQAARERIETGNAKKTFISTFKKLLIIAVIPFTILFFFGESIIVFIFGPDWVIAGQLISILAPYFLIRFISSPLSTTTSVFEKNQYALVIQSTYLILIVMLCLISTTLSLNLSLFLSIYSGTFSVFYIILIMIFYKVSKND, from the coding sequence ATGATAAAAAAACTATTTAAAAGTGACTTTAATCGAAATGTGTTGACTTTACTCACTGGCACAACAATTGCTCAAGCGATTCCAATTGCGATTTCACCAATATTAACGAGGCTCTATTCACCCGAAGATTTTGGGGTGCTTGCCTTATTTGTTGCAATAACTGCAATTTTGGCATCAGTTGCAAATGGGCGCTATGAATTAGCAATTGTCTTACCTAAGACTGATAAAGAAGCATTGAGTATCATGGCGCTATCACTAATTATCAGTTCGACATTAAGCATATTGCTCTTAATCTCTATTTTCGTTTTCTACAATCCGATAGCTTCACTTATTAACAATGAAGAATTAGCTAGATGGCTATACTTTATCCCTCTTGTAGTTTTTCTCTCAGGTCTCTATAATTCGCTAAACTACTACAACACTAGAAAGAAAGCCTATGCTAACATTGCTAAAACAAGTGTTACAAGATCAGTAGGGTTATCAGTGGTTCAAATTACACTCGGATTTCTGAAAAAAGGTGCAGGTGGATTAATTACCGGGCAGATTGTTTCTCAAGCATTAGCAAATGGTCGTTTAGTTACGACGGTAATAAAAGATAAAGTTGAACTTAAAAAAGTAAATAGATCTTCGGTGTCAAGTTCTGCAAAGCGATATAACAACTTTCCGAAATTCTCAATGCCTGCCGTCTTGATGAATACTATTTCAAATAATATCATGAATTTCTTTCTACCTGTGATGTTCAGTGTAGCAACACTTGGACAATATGCGTTAGTAAATCGAGTTCTAGGGGCACCCTCGTCAATTATAGGTTCATCTTTTGGGCAAGTTTTTATGCAACAGGCCGCTCGTGAGAGAATTGAAACGGGAAATGCTAAGAAAACATTTATATCTACATTTAAAAAATTACTCATCATTGCAGTTATTCCGTTCACAATTCTTTTTTTCTTTGGTGAATCGATTATTGTTTTTATCTTCGGTCCAGATTGGGTTATTGCGGGTCAACTAATTTCGATATTAGCGCCTTACTTTTTGATAAGATTTATTAGTAGTCCATTAAGTACGACGACTAGCGTATTTGAAAAAAATCAGTACGCCTTAGTGATTCAATCTACTTATTTAATATTGATTGTAATGTTATGTCTTATTAGTACTACATTATCTTTAAATTTATCATTATTTTTATCAATTTATTCCGGAACCTTTTCTGTGTTTTATATAATCCTTATAATGATTTTTTATAAAGTTAGTAAAAATGACTAA
- a CDS encoding polysaccharide biosynthesis protein, producing the protein MSYGLRYVLFFIVDSAIVLSAIFMSYYLLHPTLKVYSDSMIIISAITLLVSHHIAAYYFHLYDRVWSVASVRELLTIGYAVTISVATASAMQYFIKDDIYFRVMAITWMLHIIMIGGSRFLLRLLHDRESFAKPKNQRRVLIVGAGQAGTMLARNLKQTPNPDLSPVAFIDDDPRKQQLKIMNLTVKGKTKDIPSIVKSKGIDEIIIAIPSLGKIGIQSIYEQCAHTGAKVKIMPSIEEIMIGRVSVNDMRDVKIEDLLGRKEVELDLKAIVDKLTNRTILVTGAGGSIGSEICRQVSEFRPKRLILLGHGESSIYTIDMELRQKVAKETEIIPIIADVKDRSRIFDIFSEYKPDVIYHAAAHKHVPLMEANPMEAVKNNIFGTKNVAEAADMFGVPYFVLVSTDKAVNPPNVMGATKRFAEMIVQNLAKESTTKFAAVRFGNVLGSRGSVVPLFKQQIAAGGPVTVTDPEMTRYFMTIPEASRLVIQAGTLAAGGEVFVLDMGEPVKIVDLANNLIKLSGYDIEEIGIEFSGIRPGEKLFEELLNEDEIQSGQVFPKIHIGKAAPISVTEMEFVLEKLPGMSSVEVKETLVGLANRKVVEGQSKATTV; encoded by the coding sequence ATGAGCTATGGATTGCGCTATGTTTTATTTTTTATCGTTGACTCAGCAATCGTCCTCTCCGCAATCTTTATGAGTTATTACTTACTACATCCAACATTAAAGGTTTATTCAGATAGTATGATTATCATCAGTGCAATTACGCTCCTTGTCAGTCATCATATTGCGGCTTATTATTTTCATCTATATGACCGGGTTTGGAGTGTCGCATCTGTCCGCGAGTTACTTACAATTGGCTATGCGGTAACCATTTCTGTTGCGACGGCCAGTGCGATGCAATATTTTATAAAAGACGATATTTATTTCCGAGTGATGGCAATCACATGGATGTTGCATATTATTATGATTGGTGGTTCAAGATTCCTTTTACGTTTATTACATGACCGAGAGTCTTTTGCAAAGCCTAAGAATCAGCGGCGTGTACTAATTGTTGGAGCGGGGCAAGCAGGGACAATGCTTGCAAGAAATTTGAAGCAAACACCGAATCCTGACCTATCACCAGTTGCCTTTATCGATGATGATCCACGGAAGCAGCAGCTTAAAATTATGAACTTAACTGTAAAAGGAAAGACGAAAGACATTCCAAGTATTGTGAAATCAAAAGGAATTGATGAAATCATTATTGCGATTCCTTCACTCGGAAAAATAGGAATCCAAAGTATTTACGAGCAATGTGCACATACAGGTGCCAAAGTTAAAATTATGCCGAGTATTGAAGAGATTATGATAGGTCGCGTGTCGGTCAATGATATGCGCGATGTTAAAATTGAAGATTTACTAGGACGTAAAGAAGTCGAACTTGACCTGAAGGCCATTGTAGATAAACTAACCAATCGAACAATCCTTGTCACTGGGGCAGGGGGCTCTATCGGTTCAGAAATTTGTAGACAAGTAAGCGAATTCCGACCGAAGCGACTCATTCTCTTAGGGCACGGTGAAAGTTCCATCTATACAATAGACATGGAACTGCGTCAAAAAGTTGCAAAGGAAACGGAAATCATTCCCATCATTGCAGACGTTAAAGACCGAAGTCGGATATTTGATATCTTCAGTGAATATAAACCAGATGTGATTTATCATGCAGCAGCACATAAGCATGTGCCTTTAATGGAAGCAAATCCAATGGAAGCTGTTAAAAACAACATCTTCGGAACGAAAAACGTTGCGGAAGCAGCCGATATGTTCGGTGTTCCATACTTTGTTCTTGTATCAACGGATAAAGCGGTAAACCCACCGAATGTGATGGGCGCAACGAAACGTTTTGCGGAAATGATTGTACAAAACTTAGCGAAAGAAAGCACGACAAAGTTCGCAGCAGTCCGATTCGGGAATGTCCTTGGATCACGGGGCAGCGTCGTGCCTTTATTTAAGCAGCAGATTGCAGCAGGAGGGCCTGTAACTGTAACTGATCCAGAAATGACAAGATACTTCATGACCATTCCTGAAGCATCCCGACTTGTGATCCAAGCTGGTACCCTCGCTGCAGGCGGTGAAGTATTTGTACTTGATATGGGCGAACCAGTGAAGATTGTTGATTTAGCGAACAATCTTATTAAGCTATCAGGCTATGATATCGAAGAGATTGGCATTGAGTTTTCAGGGATTCGTCCTGGAGAGAAGTTATTTGAAGAGCTGTTGAATGAAGATGAGATTCAGAGTGGACAGGTGTTTCCTAAGATCCATATTGGGAAGGCGGCACCGATTAGTGTGACAGAGATGGAGTTTGTGTTGGAGAAGCTTCCAGGAATGAGTAGTGTGGAAGTGAAGGAGACTTTGGTTGGGTTGGCTAATCGGAAAGTTGTTGAAGGACAGAGTAAAGCAACAACTGTATAA
- a CDS encoding Gfo/Idh/MocA family protein, with translation MNFAIIGCGFIAKKHVQAIQNIEGANLVAVCDRVPELMEPYVNDYQAKPYTDLTEMLQDESIDIVCICTPSGTHATIAEQAADAKKHIILEKPIAMTLKETDQIIKAATENNVKLAIIHPNRFRPVAMKLKEILDQNLLGKISHALCTVNWNRGQEYYDQAPWRGTKEHDGGVLMNQAIHNLDLLLWYMGEPEEVFSMAATRLRDIEAEDVSTGLIRFESGALATVQASTTVYPKNYEESITIFGEKGTVKIGGQNALNFEHVIIEGLENKMSKQWISDIDENPWGTPGHEQIIKDMMSAINENRLPAVTGKDGRNALALVLDFYESANTNQPVKRSKRD, from the coding sequence ATGAATTTTGCGATTATTGGCTGCGGTTTTATAGCAAAAAAACATGTGCAAGCTATTCAAAATATAGAAGGTGCAAACCTTGTTGCCGTCTGTGATCGAGTTCCGGAATTAATGGAGCCCTATGTGAATGACTATCAGGCTAAACCATACACTGACTTGACAGAAATGCTACAAGATGAATCCATTGATATCGTATGTATTTGTACACCAAGCGGAACACATGCAACAATTGCTGAACAAGCTGCGGACGCCAAAAAACATATCATATTAGAAAAACCAATTGCGATGACACTAAAAGAAACGGACCAGATTATTAAAGCTGCTACAGAGAATAATGTGAAGCTAGCAATTATTCATCCTAATCGTTTCCGACCAGTAGCGATGAAATTAAAAGAAATACTTGATCAAAATCTACTTGGGAAAATTAGTCATGCGTTATGTACTGTCAACTGGAACCGTGGTCAGGAATACTATGATCAAGCACCGTGGCGCGGTACGAAAGAACATGATGGCGGCGTATTAATGAATCAAGCGATCCATAATCTTGACTTACTTCTATGGTATATGGGGGAACCCGAGGAAGTATTCAGTATGGCAGCGACTAGACTTAGAGATATTGAAGCAGAAGACGTATCTACAGGTCTTATTCGTTTTGAATCAGGTGCACTTGCAACTGTTCAAGCTTCGACAACTGTATATCCAAAAAACTATGAAGAATCTATTACGATATTCGGCGAAAAAGGAACAGTCAAAATTGGTGGTCAAAATGCATTGAATTTCGAACACGTTATAATAGAAGGACTCGAAAATAAAATGTCTAAACAATGGATAAGTGATATTGATGAAAACCCATGGGGAACACCGGGACATGAACAAATTATCAAAGACATGATGAGTGCAATCAATGAAAATCGTCTACCAGCCGTAACCGGAAAAGATGGAAGAAATGCATTGGCGCTTGTTTTGGACTTCTATGAATCAGCTAATACAAATCAGCCTGTTAAACGGTCGAAAAGGGATTGA
- a CDS encoding tetratricopeptide repeat protein, with protein MKLEESTRKYIFTGLFLFIIIGLITAGVMGKKQDGVFHSDELLYSTAVERLQARDYATALSMLESIEARNSPSEAVNYMIGLAASNNGEVEKGIRHMQRSLDINPHKVEDSLFMLQYGEMLITAEMSEEAQEVLERCAALPVPESFPQYQERVAELQLQLSAQS; from the coding sequence ATGAAATTAGAAGAATCGACAAGAAAATATATATTTACTGGACTTTTTCTGTTTATTATTATAGGCCTAATTACAGCTGGTGTGATGGGCAAAAAGCAAGATGGCGTATTTCATTCAGACGAGCTTCTTTATAGCACGGCAGTTGAGCGTTTACAAGCGAGGGATTATGCTACAGCACTGAGTATGCTTGAATCGATTGAAGCACGTAACAGTCCATCTGAAGCTGTTAATTATATGATTGGCCTTGCTGCATCGAATAACGGTGAGGTTGAAAAAGGCATTCGCCATATGCAGCGGTCGCTCGACATTAATCCACATAAAGTAGAGGATTCGTTATTCATGCTCCAATATGGGGAGATGCTCATTACCGCAGAAATGTCTGAAGAAGCGCAAGAAGTGCTTGAACGATGTGCAGCATTACCGGTTCCGGAAAGTTTTCCACAATACCAGGAGCGCGTTGCTGAATTACAATTACAGCTAAGTGCTCAATCGTAA
- a CDS encoding Wzz/FepE/Etk N-terminal domain-containing protein, which produces MEETIELRELIETIWKGKWIIAGLTALFMLIAAGLSWFVLDEKFESKATVQVASEVQDTGIMSSYVAAEFTPVIFSQRIQNTQLMNEALEESGISGKFNSSNLSVAVQANTNLVDLTYTSSNANQAHDHLELFINKTKERMNTSVKNTLNELEKTYTSESNQLSEEIETLVETYNKLIVSNDLPEILIMQTMVNSQLMLTINDDQVKGLAQVSGSLHNELMQMQAQIETKSEEYRKVLGKYQSVKTGLDSFRPDPFIRTIIEPTLAEGHSAPNKMLNIVIAMIIGLMAGIGIVFFREYWKNSVTAK; this is translated from the coding sequence ATGGAAGAGACGATTGAACTACGTGAATTAATTGAAACAATTTGGAAAGGCAAGTGGATTATTGCAGGACTGACTGCGTTATTTATGCTTATAGCAGCAGGTTTAAGTTGGTTTGTCCTGGATGAAAAATTTGAATCAAAAGCAACTGTGCAAGTCGCTAGTGAGGTGCAGGATACGGGAATTATGTCGAGTTATGTGGCGGCAGAATTCACACCGGTTATCTTCTCGCAACGAATTCAAAACACGCAACTGATGAATGAGGCACTGGAGGAAAGTGGGATAAGTGGAAAATTCAATTCATCCAATCTCTCGGTCGCTGTACAAGCAAATACTAACTTAGTAGATTTAACATACACAAGTTCAAACGCCAATCAAGCACATGACCATCTTGAATTGTTTATAAATAAGACAAAAGAACGCATGAATACTTCTGTAAAAAATACATTAAACGAGCTCGAAAAAACATATACGTCAGAATCCAATCAGTTGTCTGAAGAAATTGAGACGCTCGTTGAAACGTACAATAAATTAATCGTTTCAAACGATTTACCAGAAATACTTATTATGCAGACAATGGTCAATTCACAGCTTATGTTGACTATAAACGATGACCAAGTAAAGGGACTTGCTCAAGTGAGTGGTTCGCTTCATAACGAGTTGATGCAAATGCAAGCACAAATCGAAACGAAATCGGAAGAATACCGAAAAGTACTAGGAAAATATCAATCAGTAAAAACAGGGCTTGATAGCTTCCGTCCGGATCCATTTATCCGTACAATTATTGAACCAACATTAGCAGAAGGTCATTCTGCGCCAAATAAGATGTTGAATATTGTGATTGCGATGATCATTGGATTAATGGCAGGTATTGGAATCGTCTTTTTCCGTGAATACTGGAAGAATTCTGTAACTGCAAAATAA
- a CDS encoding nucleotide sugar dehydrogenase, with product MTKTKTNQIAEQLINKLETKTATVGVVGLGYVGLPLAVEKAKAGFTVIGFDVQEEKVGMVNDGKNYIGDVIQEDLEVLVASEKLKATSDYTFIRDVDAVAICVPTPLDVYKQPNMQYVESSAKAIAKYITPGTLIVLESTTYPGTTEELIKPILEATGLVIGEDIFLAYSPERVDPGNKDFNTKNTPKVVGGVTKGCTNVAAAMYRAVLDGEVHEVSSPAVAEMEKILENTFRNINIALANEMAILCNKMGIDVWEVIDAAATKPYGFMPFYPGPGLGGHCIPIDPWYLTWKAREYNYHTKLIETAGEINDSMPDFVVQRCSEILNEQKKAMNGSKILVLGVAYKRDIDDYRESPVLPILDRLTKFGAEWEVSDPYITEFRFNGEMVGTVVLTEEKLKEADLVVIATNHSGFDYELIKATAKAIFDTRNSYENANEESVYFKL from the coding sequence ATGACAAAAACAAAGACAAATCAAATAGCAGAACAATTAATAAACAAACTAGAAACGAAAACTGCGACAGTTGGTGTAGTAGGTCTTGGATATGTCGGACTCCCACTTGCAGTAGAAAAGGCCAAAGCAGGTTTCACGGTAATTGGTTTTGATGTCCAAGAAGAAAAAGTAGGTATGGTTAATGATGGAAAGAACTATATCGGGGACGTCATTCAAGAGGATCTTGAAGTGCTAGTCGCATCTGAAAAACTGAAAGCTACCTCGGATTACACATTCATTAGAGATGTGGATGCAGTCGCTATTTGTGTTCCGACTCCGCTCGATGTATATAAGCAACCTAACATGCAGTACGTGGAAAGCTCAGCGAAAGCAATCGCTAAGTATATCACGCCTGGAACGCTTATCGTTTTAGAAAGCACAACTTATCCTGGAACGACAGAAGAACTTATCAAACCAATTCTAGAAGCAACAGGTCTTGTTATCGGAGAAGACATCTTCTTAGCTTATTCACCAGAACGAGTAGATCCGGGGAATAAAGATTTTAACACAAAAAACACACCGAAAGTTGTCGGTGGGGTTACGAAAGGCTGTACAAATGTAGCGGCAGCAATGTATCGTGCGGTTCTTGACGGTGAAGTGCACGAGGTATCGAGCCCAGCTGTAGCTGAGATGGAAAAAATTCTCGAAAACACATTCCGTAATATTAATATAGCACTTGCAAATGAAATGGCGATACTTTGCAATAAAATGGGGATAGACGTATGGGAAGTAATCGACGCAGCTGCAACAAAACCATACGGATTCATGCCATTTTATCCAGGACCGGGACTCGGCGGACATTGCATTCCAATCGATCCATGGTACTTAACATGGAAAGCGCGGGAATATAACTATCACACGAAGTTAATTGAAACCGCTGGCGAAATTAATGATAGTATGCCGGACTTTGTAGTTCAACGTTGTTCAGAGATTTTAAACGAACAGAAAAAAGCAATGAATGGTTCTAAGATATTGGTATTGGGTGTTGCCTACAAGAGAGATATTGACGATTACCGTGAATCACCTGTATTACCGATATTGGATCGTTTAACTAAGTTTGGTGCAGAGTGGGAAGTATCAGATCCTTATATAACAGAATTTAGGTTTAATGGTGAAATGGTTGGTACTGTGGTATTGACGGAAGAGAAGTTGAAAGAAGCTGATCTTGTGGTGATTGCTACGAATCATAGTGGGTTTGATTATGAATTAATAAAGGCAACAGCTAAAGCTATTTTTGATACGCGAAATTCATATGAAAATGCAAATGAAGAGTCTGTTTATTTTAAATTGTGA
- a CDS encoding GNAT family N-acetyltransferase produces MSRIKKYFNNYILKKRYIYSLSETEEVNVRLKKTQCVILKGASLLEHKELFKESANTNKVFERSKNHDIFCLTCFDENKALVGYFWGIVPKEKVWHDSIPIEVGQAFLFNGYVNPEFRGKSIFPFLIDKMSRYIKNEYQVDEIIDVVEVQNVASVRAHNKVNAKIYSNNFLIKFIGRNIFSIYRRKIILLLRNKRNRI; encoded by the coding sequence ATGTCCCGAATAAAAAAGTATTTTAATAATTATATATTAAAGAAAAGATATATCTATTCTTTGAGCGAAACGGAAGAAGTAAATGTTAGGTTGAAGAAGACACAGTGCGTTATTCTAAAAGGGGCAAGTCTTCTTGAACACAAAGAATTATTTAAAGAATCGGCAAACACAAATAAGGTTTTTGAAAGAAGTAAAAATCATGATATTTTTTGTTTAACTTGTTTCGACGAAAATAAAGCATTAGTTGGATATTTTTGGGGTATCGTTCCAAAAGAAAAAGTATGGCATGATAGTATACCTATAGAAGTAGGACAGGCATTTCTATTTAATGGGTATGTTAATCCGGAATTTCGCGGGAAAAGCATTTTCCCCTTCTTGATTGACAAAATGTCCCGATATATAAAAAATGAATATCAAGTAGACGAAATAATAGATGTTGTGGAAGTTCAAAATGTTGCTTCTGTTAGGGCACATAATAAAGTTAACGCGAAGATTTATTCGAACAATTTTTTAATTAAATTTATTGGTAGAAACATTTTTTCAATATATAGACGAAAGATAATCCTTCTTTTAAGGAATAAACGGAATAGGATTTGA
- a CDS encoding O-antigen ligase family protein — protein sequence MTSYSNKKIVIVRDEEEDRISRIKADRWIFGLLLLAIAFVPLLVGGYVKDVVSPNITNIGLLTSGAKGDIFTHYKAITLIVITAIVAVIFFTKVLFMGGEIRKTKLNVFLGVFVVALILSTIFSPSKTIALWGQYNRSDGAISYICYIVLFFIAMNIDYPKRALHYVMYTLYPFVFINLVLITMNFYGHDAMTYPAVQKMMTLFLPEGASLGEGAILLGTLNQWNFMSGMFAVVTVIYLAWAIVDTNKIRSYINVAVSVMSMAVMLMSLSTSGFLTVVLIAPFLIYLAIKSLDKKKAIIVLATFFILSVPVFHVLADKNPRVWNESIGFIIKKNPYVKEQPVAMAPTDFKFTFENRVYAAENKFELPVLPERGTAAGSGRAYIWSKTIDLTMERPLFGFGLDTIMYHFPHYNIDARAGMRSESTIVDKPHNMYVGIFYGTGILGFIGFAGIAIITLLVTLKAILTRKHILAVIFGIGWLGFLIQALFNDTLPGTAAPMWTLAGMMMAYMLATKEDKELTDGRDD from the coding sequence ATGACTTCATATTCAAATAAAAAGATTGTGATTGTAAGAGATGAAGAAGAAGACCGTATTTCCCGAATAAAGGCAGATCGTTGGATTTTCGGACTCCTTCTATTAGCTATAGCGTTTGTACCGCTTCTCGTAGGTGGGTATGTAAAAGACGTTGTTAGTCCGAATATTACGAATATAGGTCTCCTTACATCAGGCGCAAAAGGTGACATTTTCACGCATTACAAAGCAATTACTTTAATAGTGATTACAGCGATTGTGGCCGTAATCTTCTTTACTAAAGTACTTTTCATGGGCGGAGAAATCCGCAAGACGAAACTGAATGTATTTCTTGGGGTTTTCGTAGTCGCACTTATTCTCTCAACGATTTTTTCTCCGAGTAAAACAATCGCCCTCTGGGGGCAGTACAATCGCTCAGACGGTGCAATTTCTTACATATGTTATATTGTTCTTTTTTTCATTGCGATGAATATCGACTATCCGAAAAGAGCACTGCATTATGTAATGTATACACTTTATCCTTTCGTTTTTATCAACCTAGTTTTAATCACCATGAACTTCTATGGCCACGACGCTATGACGTATCCGGCAGTGCAGAAAATGATGACATTATTCCTTCCGGAAGGTGCGTCACTTGGAGAGGGAGCAATCTTACTTGGGACACTTAACCAATGGAACTTCATGAGTGGCATGTTCGCAGTTGTGACAGTTATCTACCTCGCGTGGGCAATTGTCGATACGAATAAAATCAGAAGCTATATAAATGTTGCGGTTTCCGTTATGTCTATGGCTGTTATGCTTATGTCTTTATCGACAAGTGGCTTTCTAACAGTTGTCTTAATCGCACCATTTCTTATCTATTTGGCGATTAAATCATTGGATAAGAAAAAAGCAATCATCGTACTTGCCACATTTTTCATCCTAAGTGTGCCGGTATTTCATGTGCTTGCAGATAAAAATCCACGCGTGTGGAATGAATCGATAGGATTTATCATTAAGAAAAATCCATACGTGAAAGAACAACCTGTGGCGATGGCACCAACTGATTTCAAGTTTACGTTTGAGAATCGTGTCTATGCAGCAGAAAACAAGTTCGAGTTACCAGTACTTCCTGAACGTGGAACTGCAGCGGGTTCTGGTCGAGCATACATTTGGTCGAAAACAATTGACCTTACGATGGAACGACCGTTATTTGGATTTGGCTTAGACACGATTATGTACCATTTCCCACATTATAATATTGATGCACGTGCGGGTATGCGGTCGGAAAGTACGATTGTCGATAAACCACATAATATGTACGTGGGTATTTTCTATGGAACGGGTATCCTCGGCTTTATCGGATTTGCGGGTATAGCGATTATTACATTGCTTGTTACTCTAAAAGCAATTTTAACAAGGAAACATATACTTGCAGTCATATTTGGGATAGGGTGGCTGGGGTTTCTAATTCAAGCATTATTCAATGATACGTTGCCAGGAACAGCGGCGCCGATGTGGACACTTGCGGGCATGATGATGGCGTATATGCTCGCAACTAAAGAGGACAAGGAGCTTACTGATGGAAGAGACGATTGA